GGGGCGGAAATGCTCAGTTGCGCTCAGTACTCCCCCAAGACTGAAGATGGGCTCCATAAATAGTTTATGAGCCCTTTTGCAGTTTTGGAGAAGTCAGTCCCAGTTCTACTCTATGATACGTTAAAAGTTTTGTGATCGTGAAGTTTAACTGCAACTGGGAAATACGAATGTGCAATATTAGATCAGGAACAGAGAATGATATCCATAGAGAACAGGACGTGACAATCGATCGATGAGACACTCCGTACGGTGATTAGTCAATTTTGCACATTGTTGTAGGAAACGTTAATGAAAAAGAGTATAGACATAAAAAAGCACGATGAAGCTAAATGAAAATGACAAATGTAGAAATGGTACAGAATGACATGTAACACATGCAACGGGGGGGAGGGGATACCTGTTAAACAGGAACAGGGAAGTTGTGAGGAAAGGATTATGCTATGGGAAAGGATAAAAGAAATACCAGTTTAATGTGAAGTAATCATGAATTCAAAGCAAGATAATTATGAGTAAATCTGGATCAGGTCCACGGATTCTGATTTATTTCCTGAAGCTTATGAAGTCATCAAACACTATAGCAATCATGGATTCGCCTAAACAATCTTGTACCTATATTCACCCTGTGCTGTGATTATAAGGTAAAAATTAATATTATCATTGTTGGATGTTGAGTAAATCCAGATGTCTTGAGACAATGGCTGCCATAATGATTTTATCAAGGTCATGACATCATAATGGATGAGAAGAAGGATAGCGCATTTGCTcttagggctgtggagtcggagtctgtgACTATTTTGGTAGTCGGTAAAAAATGGACCTTACTCCAACATTTAACTTAAATGAtccattgggtacagtagttcagtgcaggatgtgctgtcaaTTGTTTCATAAGAAGAAACTTCTGAAAGGTCTTATAAATGTTTGTTCTATTcctgatctcggcttttagttcagatgaatctgtgctgcactttatgaacaTTCTCCATAGTGAACCAGGGCTATGGAGTtaagagtcagaggtttggcttacaccGACTCCACATCCCTGTTTGCTCCATATTTCACTCTtacttttggtatttttttttagaCAGTATAAATCCATACGTGATTGATTTCTGTAAATGATCTCCTATGGTAAAACATGAGCTAATTCTTACCTTCAAGGTAGTTACGGGCAACAAATTTGAGAAGTTCATCCAATAGGATGACTGGGAAAGAAATCTTCAGGACAACTAACCACTTAGTAATATCCAGAGGTGTCAACTTGAAGATCATCTACAGGGAAAAAAGCGGATGTTGGGATAGGAAAGCACATCTATAACTCACTTCTATTACCAATACATATATTTCCCAGTTGCCAAATATAGGACATAATCCTGAGTATATTTTTCCATAAAGTGGTTGTATTTTAGTTTATTTTACTCACTGGCAGAGGATCAACATAAAGGATCAGGAAATGGAGGGACATGGAGAGGCAGATGGAGCCCAGTAGCCAGATGTTGACCCATGGTGGCATCCTGACTAGAGACTGGTTCTCTGAAAGActattgttaaaaaataaaataactatACAAAGTGAAAACTGGACAGGAGAACACAATAATCCATGGCAAAATACGTGCAATATCGACTTACCTGTTCAGAGCATTGCACATCTCGATGGTGACCAACACGGACAAAGCCATGGTCATGGGAACTGGAGACTCAAAGATTTCGCACTCATGGCCTTCAAAGTCGGGATTGTCTTCTGTGCACTGCATGAAATGGCTCTGAGAAAGGAAGAGTAAGACGTAAGGATTTCATGCTGGGGCAGAAGACCACATCATTCTGGCATTAATATGAGTTGGCAACTATAGCTGAAATGGAGACATGATTACCATGTTGAAAATTATTGTAATAAAGATTAAGAAATGGAGAACGGATGCTTACCAACTGGTAAAACGACACCATAGGTCCATCTTCAGCACACATGAACCACCAAGCAGCAGCACCTACAGTGGCAGCACCCACATAGCCTGCAAGGAATCAACATGTCTTGTAGTTAATTGGTAaatgcagttttttttaattttttttatagaaaCATAAAATTAGGTTGTTGTTTTCTTCATCAGTGTAAAAATGTTTGTAACATCACCTCCAATGGCCATGTAACGGAAGAAGAGCCATCCACTAATGAGGGGTTCCTTGGGGCTGCGGGGTGGTCTGTCCATGATGTCCAGATCAGGGGGATTGAAGCCGAGGGCTGTAGCGGGTAGACCATCAGTGACCAAGTTGACCCAGAGCAATTGTACAGGGATCAAAGCCTCAGGCAGACCCAAAGCAGCGGTCAGGAAGATACTGTGTTATTAAGAGTATGTTGCAATCAGTTTAAGTAAGCCAACAACCATGTTAACAATGGTAATATACAGTATTATTATCACTGTCTAAACACCTCAAGAACAAAACAGTTCtctaagggtctgtttccacgtgcaggaaacgctgcgtgtctgacgctgcatagagccgcagcgtcagacacgcagcgtccagatgttacagcatagtggaggggatttaatgaaatcccgtctccactatgcgtggtaacacgcacgcggcggccctgcgactccggacatgctgcgcgtcttttcagatcgcagcatgtccgtatatcttgcggcgacgctgcgtcgccgcaagatatagcacagggccctatggtggggagcgatgatcccggatgtgtgctatgaacacaacacatccggcatcatcgcgtcccagaaagggggcggggcttacgacgataccgccggccatcctgatcgtggacacataccctaacaataAATATAGATATTAAACTCACCAGACGACCTCTCCTACATTGGAGGAAATGAGGTAGCGGATAAATTGCTTCATGTTGTTGTAAATGGCACGACCTTCTTCTACTGCAGACACAATTGTGGAGAAGTTGTCATCAGCCAACACCATTTCAGAGGCTGTCTTAGCTACTGCGGTACCGGAACCCATAGCAATACCaatctcagcttttttaagagcagGGGCATCATTTACACCATCACCAGTCTGTTGGAAGTTAGCAAAAAAGGTGTGAGCCAGAATGGATTAAAAAAAGGAATAATCAAAGTCTGTGTAGTCATAAATAATAACCCCTTACGTGAATAATTTTACCTACCATAGCTGTGATTTCATCAAAGGACTGCAGGAACTCAACAATCTTAGATTTGTGAGTAGGCTCGACTCTGGCAAAGCAAGAAGCACGTTTGCAGGCATCTCTTTGTTCTGCTGGTGGCAGATCATCAAACTCACGACCAGTGAAGGCACGTCCTGATACATCGTCATCCTCACCAAAGATGCCAATACGACGGCAGATGGCAATAGCTGTGCCCTTGTTATCACCAGTGATCATGATGACACGGATACCAGCTTCACGGCAAAGCTTAATTGAGCCCATAACTTCCTTACGAGGTGGGTCCAGCATACCCACACAGCCGACAAATGTCAAGTCAGTCTGTGGAAGAATGAATGTATCATAAGAAATGTAGTACTTCATCTTGGTGAAAAAAAAGATGATGCTAACTCTAATGCATGATTATAAATAAGATAATAATGAGATGTCAGTAGTGCAGCCAGTGTTTCTCTTAATATATTACCTCATAGTCAACAAACTTGGTGGCGTCATCGAGAACCATGTCTTCTCTTTTTGGTGGGGTGTCTCTTGTAGCAAGAGCCAAACAACGCAAGGTGTCTCTTCCTGTGCCCCACTCCTTGATTACAGCCATGATCTTTTCCTTGATGGCTGAAGTGAAAGGCACACGTGTTGTGCCCACGCGTACATAGTTGCAACGGTCAATAACACCCTCTGGGGCACCCTGTTGTTTTGGGAATAAAAGTGTAAAAATGTAATCTCCAAAGATTATTCAGGGTCTTAAACGATACCCACCATAGCAGTGGGCTAGCTCTACTTATTCGATTTATGTTTTGGCTTCGGTTTACAGAATTCTTGTACAAAGTTATTGGGTAAATGTATTAATCGTTtgtaccccacaaaaaaaaattatcCGTGGGTACCATGCTctgcaatggttttttttttttttcaattcaaaaGTGGGCATAGCCAAATATAGGTGTAATTCACGCAAAATTGTGTGTGGTTCATGGTAAGTGTCCTTAAAGTCAGCATAAGTAAGAAAGGTATCTAACTTGTAAGATGTGCCAAATAAATCATGACGGGGGGGCCAATGATTTATTTGGAACTTATTCAGATAGCATTACTGTTTTACGATTACCAAGCATTAATAAACATGCCCCAATATATCTCAGCTTTTACCTTCACAAACATCTTGTTACCCACTGCAGCACGGGAAGCTTTGGCGGGTGTGCAGTAGACGGACATGGACTTCCTGTCACGGGAGAACTCCAGGGTGAATTCTTTCTTCATCAGCTGTTTGATAACCTGTGAGAGTCGCCTTGTTTTAGATTTTTGTGATACAACAGAAATATTGGTTGATTTTCACAGTTTTGAAGCAAATATGTTGCTGGAGACATATTTTTGATTAAATAGACATTTGCTATAGCTCGTATTTCAAAAGCCTTTTTATCATAGAACACAGAAATCCCAAACTTAAAGCCGTATTTCAAGATTCAGAGAAACGGTTCTAAGTTGTAGTACTTTAATTCCACAATGGCATGTGTTTGGGACAGTGTGTGTCATGGGATCATTAAGGACAGCATAGCTAGAAGGGAGTTAAGTTTCTTGTACATGACGAGCACAAGGCAGGTGCGCGGTATACAGAGTTCTTGATACTCTGCTGCCAGCTTGCTGAGTGCTACATAATTAGATTTCTATAATGGTAGAAGACAAGCAGCTGGGGCTGTATGTCACCACGGGCAGTGGTTCTAGGAAAGTAGAAGGTTATTTCTTCTTGTGTTAGAGAAACATGATAAATGTAGATTCAAGTTCTCCAGGGTTATACATTTGATGTTATCCGGTACCAAGCTTTATAGATGTGTAGAGAGTCTCTCACAACTTTGTTTTAGCAATATATTTCTTCCAGAACTTACAGAGTTGCAGGCATTGGCACGCTCTACTTTAGACAGACTCTTCACTTCCGTGTTAAATACGTTCATTTTCTCAACAAGGGTAGTCAAAGCCGTTTCAGTGGCCTCTCCAACCTTCTCAAACACTCCTTTagactaaaaaaaataaatcatttattaaaaaaaagagttAATGTATAGTAGTTTACATGCATCTTTTCATCACTTTAAATGTTAATGCGAGATTTTTTAACATTTCTAACTTAAATGCAGCTATGGCAAACAGTGCATAGAGCTTGTATTTTCTTCTTCGGTCAGTTTTATTAGAGTACTCCAGTTTGTATCAGTGTCAAAAATAAGTTAAGGCCCTTGCATAATTGTGAGCTATACTGGAGGCAGGGACCATGTAAATATGAGTAATAGAaagtgcaaaataaaataaaaactatagAATGTAAAATAATAATGAAGATGAACACACAATCCTCGGTAATTCATTTTAGTGGAAAGCGAATTGATAGTTTTATTACTCCCAAATCTTTTAAACTCATGCAGTTAGTGTTAGATAAAAAATCCAAGCCTTATCCTCTCTTGTGTTTTTTTTACCTCGTTGAAGTCAAGAGAAGAGTCATTGCAAAGTGCACAGATTGTGGCCAATTCCACTAGCCCATCATACTGGCCTGCCTTCACAGTCTTATCATTCTTCATACTGAGATGACACCCCAGAAAGACAAGGCCAGCCCAGTGTAGGTGGAGATGATAAGGAAGAGTAGTTTATGAAAAAAGTGAAAGAGAAGTACGATGACATGCGAAAATGAGGATGGCAGCAGTAACTGAGAAAAGGAAAATTATAAAGGCAAAACAACGGCAGTGGATAACTTATAGGGAAATGTGGTTGATGAGAATAGAAAAACAATATTGGACAGTTCTATGGATGCACATTACTGGTTTATTTTTGCACTCGTGTTTTGGGCCATAGCTGTCTATAATGATATCAGGCAGCCAGGgtcgtatttctgtccagccgcttcaccgatgcctccatcttgtgccagtcattacactggctacctattcgctacagcagtgttccccaactccggtcctcaagagccaccaacaggtcatgttttgaggatttccttagtattacacaggtcaatgaatgcttgcctgtgcaggtgatgcaattatcacctgtgcactactaaggaaatcctgaaaacatgacctgttggtggctcttgaggaccggagttggggaacactgcgctacagggtccagtataaactcatctctctcacccacaaagctctccacagttctgcaccgccttatatttcctctctcatctctttctatcgccctacatgtgccctccgctctacaaatgacctaagactaacatcccccgtaatccgaacctcgcacctccgtctccaagacttctctcgtgctgcgccagctctctggaatgctcttccccaggcgatcagactgatacctagccccgacctattcaagcgcgctttgaaaacccatctcttcaaacaagcctaccacatcaactactcagtaaactaactttaccctgttccctccttccaaatattattctgaatctgccccctactattcatctgtctccacaccctccatgcacatgataactgcacttgatacttgactattgcacttaaacacacgggctgatgaccggatcatgcagctttatatgaaaatccctatttattataattgccagacctgaaataacaatcacttttcacctattgtgtccccccatttccttgtagattgtaagcttgcgagcagggacctcacccctaatgtcactgtttaaattgtcttaacttgtactgaatctattgtctgtacatgtccccgcttaattgtaaagtgctgcggaatatgttggcgctatataaataaaaattattattattattatatcagttTGGATTACTCCTGACCATTCAGAACACTCTTATATGGTTGCAAACCTATGTCTCTTATATACTTCTGGTTTGCACTAATCATCAGTTACGTAATGAATGGATTTGGGAAGTGTTGAGAAAAATGTTGGTTGTAAGTTTTAGTGTAGTGAAGGTTTTTTGCTGCCAAATATTAGGGCTTCTACACCGTTATTGGAGGTGGTTAGTGACAATCTTGAGAATATTTACTTACACCTCTCCTTCGGGGGCATAGGTGGATCCAGTGATTGAGAACTCATTCAGGGAGCAGACATCGCCCTCAACTTTATCAATGACAAACATCTGcaggaaaaaaaatacatatattactTCAAAGATGTATTAAGTAAAAGCTTGATGTATTATGAACCTTTCACTGGATTTCTGAGTTATTGCTGATCATATTAATATTAGTTAACAACATAGAAAAAGAATTATAAAGCCATTTGTTGTGGGCTTTCAGCACTGTTTTCATCTCCTTCGCTGTCTCGGTCTACGGGCTGGACGGGAACAGCATGAGGGTCAGATGTGGCCCTCGGACCGTACTTTGCTCAGGTCTGTATTAGCCTCATCAGGTGTAAgagatctgtttaaccccttcatgactgatgACTTTTAGGTCGTGTATGCCCCTTTGATGCAGGCTCGGGCGCTGAGTctgcatcttttccagcacatgatctGATCAGGTGTCATGTgaacctaacagccgcgggtggaatcgcgatccaccatcGGCTGTTATCAGTctgtgacagcggtatttaacatgatCACGCAGGAAGCCTGTCACAAACCCCACTCATCGGTGCCCCTGTCTAATGATTGCAgagtgccgatgggttggcatgacaactggggGTCTGCAGAAGAACCATGTGCTTGTCAATACAGGACTGCTATGAACATCATAGCAGACGATGATTTTTGCTGCATATAGCAGGGCTGTAGTACAatcgatcagatgattgcagcttcaagtcttctaAGGAGAGTATTGAAGCCAAAACACACACATTtgatatcgctgcgttcagaaacgCCCATCctatcaaaatatttaaaaaaaaatatgaccggtaaacggcgtaatgaaaaataaaatcaaaactccagaattacttttttttttgttcactgcaacattgcaataacagacGATCAAATAATCGTATGTACCCCAAACTAATATCAATACAAACTGcagcttggtgcacaaaaaataCTCCCTCACCCAGCCGCATATCCcgaaaaaaaatggagacgctgcgggtctTGGAATATggcaccattgttttttttttctcaccacaTAAAAAGAACGTATACATGTTGGGTACCTGCAATCTCGTACTGACCTTTAGAATcacaatggctggtcagttttagtgtttagtgaacatggttaaaaaaaaagaagttgttgtggaattgcactttttttttgcaatttgactgAACTTTTTCCCGTCTTCCACTACGCTATATGGTAAACTGaatgtgtcgttcaaaagtaaaacctgtcctgcagaaaaaaaaacgcaagaaaacgcATAAACtaaaaaatcccaaggtcgtgaGGGGGTTAAAAAAGTAttcagtttgtataaaaaaaaaaaattggacaaatACACTTTATTTGACATAGCTACTGCTCTTTGTTCATTGTAAATATCCTGCAGTATAATCGTACCCTGCAGACGGACATCTGGTTGGTGGTCAGAGTACCAGTCTTATCAGAGCAGATGACTGATGTGCACCCAAGTGTTTCCACAGAGGGCAAGCTTCTGACAATAGCGTTCTTCTTGGCCATACGTCTTGTACCCAAGGCTAGGCAAGTGGTGATTACAGCGGGGAGACCTGTGTGCATGAAGAGCAATGAGTTAATGTATTGAGAAAATACCATGGACATGACCTTTTTCCAGCAGTAGTAATTGAAGCAAACCTTCAGGAATAGCAGCTACAGCCAGAGCCACGGCAATCTTAAAGTAATAAATGGCTCCTTTGATCCAAGAGCCACCATGGATGGGGTCATTGAAGTGTCCAATGTTGATCAGCCATACAGCAACACAGATGAGGGAAATAACTTTGGACAGCTGCTCTCCAAACTCATCAAGTTTCTGTTGAAGTGGGGTCTTCTCTTGTTCTGTGGCTGCCATCTCGTCACGAATCTTACCAATTTCGGTGTTGGCTCCAGTGGCAATGACAACACCAATAGCTTTTCCAGCTCCTACATTGGTACCCTATGAAGGATTAGAAAGACAATAAAAACTGTCTaatagaaacaaaaaaaacaaaacagaaattgaAGAATAGAAAAATAATAGAAATACTTACGGAAAACAGCATGTTTTTCTtgtcctgattgacagctctggggTCAGGAACAGCATCTGTGTGTTTGATGACAGAAACAGACTCTCCTGTAGGAAACACAAATTTTGGGTTAGGAATTCATAAAATACTCTGTTTATACTTGAAAGGGGTTGAACACACCTGTCAGGATGGACTGGTCAATACGCAGGGTGGTGGACTTGATGCTGACGAGTCTGATGTCAGCTGGGACTTTGTCACCAACTAGGAATTAAAGAAAGGCATAAATGTAAGCGGCATTAGTCTGCCTTGTTTCTACAGTACTGTATGTAGTCATAGTTCTGGCCTGACAGCTCTATTGCACCTTTTATTTTACAATAGAAGGTGGTTTATTCATTGAATATTCAATTTTTTTTGTCTTGGTAGAAAGTATTTGCCTACACCAGAGCAGATTTTATATCAGTTACTACAAGGACAATGGATCCAGAAGATATTgattgctaataaaaaaaaaaaggcgttcTAATGGCTCCAATATAATTTTGTATATATGTTATTAATATTGTATAATGATAATCACTAATTGTACTTGAGCCATTTATGAAGAAGTCTCAGAGTGGAAAATAGAGGAGTCGGAAGTTTGGTTTAATGACTATTTCAAAACCCTATGGCTAACGGTGGATATTAGGAGATAAAGGCTAAAATGTGGGAAAGGGGTTCGGGAAAGAATACAATGGCACGTGTTGTCAGCCATATAGATGTCAGTAACTCACCTGCTACCTCCACAATATCACCAGGCACGATCTCTCTTGCCTTGATTCTTTGTACCGATTTTCTGTCACTGCGGTAAACTTTTCCCATCTCGGGTTCATATTCCTTAAGAGCTTCAATGGCATCTTCAGCATTTCTTTCCTACATTACAAACAGAACTTTCTTAGGGCTTTATTACCTGGAAGCAGACTTAATATATTAACGTTTCGGAAGTGTTATAATTTTACCCTATATTTGGGCCCTTATTTAGATTTTTGCAGACCTCCAACATTCACTGTAGAAGCGCAGATCACAATATGTGAACGGGCCACTActttcctgacccaaactcaacaatCTCATTTACAGTATGTCTATACCTACGTACATGGCACAACATTTGCTGAGTTTGGGTCGGGAGACCTGCTGATTGAATTTCAGAGCTGTAAAAAGTCAGTCTCTCTGTTTTTATTAAACACCCTGGATTATTAGCTAAACAGATGATCATTATCTCCCAATACCACTTATATCCTTAAAATCTTAGAATCCTTGAAAGTCAATTCTATCCTAAGTGACGATTTCAAACAGAAAAGTATTTGGTTGTAATTGTTTATAACGCAAGAAAAGCTGTCTGGTTCTATGTTAGGTATGACGATCTTACCTGCCAGACTCCTACAACTGCATTAGCTATGAGGATCAGCAGAATGACAAAGGGCTCCACAAAAGCTGTGACTGTCTCTTCACCTTCTTCAAACCAGGCCAGCACCTGCAATCCACGCACCGTTATTATTCTCCGCATATTCTCGTGTCCTTTTTAACAATTGCACGCTATGGTTTACAGGTCCTATTTTCAGAATATCACATAAGTCGTACAATTATCGCTGTGTTTAATGTTAATGATGCAACTATGAAAACTATTTCTGTATTTTATCGTTATACTATATCTAATTGTTCCagcatttttacaacacttttgtTGTAGAGGTAATGTTATATGTAGTCCACAAACCGCTCTTCTCTCCATGCTACCCTCTTCCATTAGCTACCAAAAAGAAGGATATCCTGCGCTTTTGTTATATGGCTGCTCACTAAGTGATCCCAAGACACTGGGTTTCACCTCAAGTTCCCTACATAAATGAATGGTACTCGGAAATGGTTGAATTTGTCAAATGGAGGAACTGACCTCTGAAAGTTCTGGTAACTCCTATAAATCTAGGAAGATCTGGAGTATTTGGATTTTTTCCCAAGACTCACCAGACTTCCATAAGGTATTTCATGTTGGATCCACTTCTTTGCTGATCTGGGATGGTGCTGTGGAATACAACTTATGGCCTATGACTTGGTCCATGCTCCCCTCACATTTTACCTCCCTTAAACTTTCCTTCGCCtatatttcctttttttcccctccctttttttttcttagctACATCTTATTTTGtgtgtttctttgtttttttttttctgtgtgtgatACCTTCAGAAAACAATTGATTACCATGATCTGTTTGACTTTACATAAGACTTTTATGTTTTCAGAATTCTAAGGAAGCCCTGTGTGGCCAAATATGTTTTGCCTATACCACTGCAACGAGTTTTGATTGCTTTTGTTTAATATGTTATATCTTTAAAACTTATCTTAATAAAGCAGGTTTCCTTATTCATTTttatgttcaaagtgctcacccggGTACTGCTCTGCTCAAAGGCTTAAAGCGAATCTATCACCACATTTGAACTAtcaaaactattaatatgggcatacaggttatagactgctgaaaagtccCCCCTGTATCCCTCAGATCAGATGCCTTGTCTTATTGACAATAAGCACTGGAGTCAGAGTTATCCTGCACGCAGCATCCCGcctagagcctggaagaggtcgttTACACAAAATGACGAAATATGATTTCttaacaacaaggcatctgatataagGCTTACAAGGAGGACTTTTTTCCAGCAatttataacctgtatgcccatattaatagtttagataggtcaaatgtgttgacagattcccttcaagatAGACATGTTAGTCTTGCAattggggaggaggaggacagggatcGGCTAAACACTTCTGCTGTGACATTTCAGTGATTGTGGCAATCTCAGCAGCACTACCCCAACCAATCAAAACTCATGACTTGTCTTTGTgacctttgcacagaatttgatataatcaaatagtgtgagcccatcaaccaatcg
The nucleotide sequence above comes from Ranitomeya imitator isolate aRanImi1 chromosome 7, aRanImi1.pri, whole genome shotgun sequence. Encoded proteins:
- the LOC138645489 gene encoding sarcoplasmic/endoplasmic reticulum calcium ATPase 1 isoform X2 → MQDAHTKNTEECLAYFGVNENTGLSLDQVKKNFDKFGPNELPAEEGKSLWELVIEQFEDLLVRILLLAAIISFVLAWFEEGEETVTAFVEPFVILLILIANAVVGVWQERNAEDAIEALKEYEPEMGKVYRSDRKSVQRIKAREIVPGDIVEVAVGDKVPADIRLVSIKSTTLRIDQSILTGESVSVIKHTDAVPDPRAVNQDKKNMLFSGTNVGAGKAIGVVIATGANTEIGKIRDEMAATEQEKTPLQQKLDEFGEQLSKVISLICVAVWLINIGHFNDPIHGGSWIKGAIYYFKIAVALAVAAIPEGLPAVITTCLALGTRRMAKKNAIVRSLPSVETLGCTSVICSDKTGTLTTNQMSVCRMFVIDKVEGDVCSLNEFSITGSTYAPEGEVMKNDKTVKAGQYDGLVELATICALCNDSSLDFNESKGVFEKVGEATETALTTLVEKMNVFNTEVKSLSKVERANACNSVIKQLMKKEFTLEFSRDRKSMSVYCTPAKASRAAVGNKMFVKGAPEGVIDRCNYVRVGTTRVPFTSAIKEKIMAVIKEWGTGRDTLRCLALATRDTPPKREDMVLDDATKFVDYETDLTFVGCVGMLDPPRKEVMGSIKLCREAGIRVIMITGDNKGTAIAICRRIGIFGEDDDVSGRAFTGREFDDLPPAEQRDACKRASCFARVEPTHKSKIVEFLQSFDEITAMTGDGVNDAPALKKAEIGIAMGSGTAVAKTASEMVLADDNFSTIVSAVEEGRAIYNNMKQFIRYLISSNVGEVVCIFLTAALGLPEALIPVQLLWVNLVTDGLPATALGFNPPDLDIMDRPPRSPKEPLISGWLFFRYMAIGGYVGAATVGAAAWWFMCAEDGPMVSFYQLSHFMQCTEDNPDFEGHECEIFESPVPMTMALSVLVTIEMCNALNSLSENQSLVRMPPWVNIWLLGSICLSMSLHFLILYVDPLPMIFKLTPLDITKWLVVLKISFPVILLDELLKFVARNYLEA
- the LOC138645489 gene encoding sarcoplasmic/endoplasmic reticulum calcium ATPase 1 isoform X1; the protein is MQDAHTKNTEECLAYFGVNENTGLSLDQVKKNFDKFGPNELPAEEGKSLWELVIEQFEDLLVRILLLAAIISFVLAWFEEGEETVTAFVEPFVILLILIANAVVGVWQERNAEDAIEALKEYEPEMGKVYRSDRKSVQRIKAREIVPGDIVEVAVGDKVPADIRLVSIKSTTLRIDQSILTGESVSVIKHTDAVPDPRAVNQDKKNMLFSGTNVGAGKAIGVVIATGANTEIGKIRDEMAATEQEKTPLQQKLDEFGEQLSKVISLICVAVWLINIGHFNDPIHGGSWIKGAIYYFKIAVALAVAAIPEGLPAVITTCLALGTRRMAKKNAIVRSLPSVETLGCTSVICSDKTGTLTTNQMSVCRMFVIDKVEGDVCSLNEFSITGSTYAPEGEVMKNDKTVKAGQYDGLVELATICALCNDSSLDFNESKGVFEKVGEATETALTTLVEKMNVFNTEVKSLSKVERANACNSVIKQLMKKEFTLEFSRDRKSMSVYCTPAKASRAAVGNKMFVKGAPEGVIDRCNYVRVGTTRVPFTSAIKEKIMAVIKEWGTGRDTLRCLALATRDTPPKREDMVLDDATKFVDYETDLTFVGCVGMLDPPRKEVMGSIKLCREAGIRVIMITGDNKGTAIAICRRIGIFGEDDDVSGRAFTGREFDDLPPAEQRDACKRASCFARVEPTHKSKIVEFLQSFDEITAMTGDGVNDAPALKKAEIGIAMGSGTAVAKTASEMVLADDNFSTIVSAVEEGRAIYNNMKQFIRYLISSNVGEVVCIFLTAALGLPEALIPVQLLWVNLVTDGLPATALGFNPPDLDIMDRPPRSPKEPLISGWLFFRYMAIGGYVGAATVGAAAWWFMCAEDGPMVSFYQLSHFMQCTEDNPDFEGHECEIFESPVPMTMALSVLVTIEMCNALNSLSENQSLVRMPPWVNIWLLGSICLSMSLHFLILYVDPLPMIFKLTPLDITKWLVVLKISFPVILLDELLKFVARNYLEEREILK